One uncultured Fibrobacter sp. genomic window, GAAGAAACTTTCAATTGGGCCGTAGAGTTTGGCCGTAGCCTGAAGCCGGGCGACAAGGTGGCTCTTTACGGGAACCTGGGCGCAGGCAAGACGGTCATTAGCCGCGGGGTCTGCAAAGGTCTCGGCTTTACGGGCGCCGTTTGCTCCCCCACCTACACCATTCTGCACGAATACCCGAACGACCCGCCGATTTTCCACTTCGACCTTTACCGTCTCGAAGGTGGCGCCGACCTCAATGAAGTCGGCCTCGACCCCGATTATCTCGAAAAGGGAATCAGCCTGATTGAATG contains:
- the tsaE gene encoding tRNA (adenosine(37)-N6)-threonylcarbamoyltransferase complex ATPase subunit type 1 TsaE, which gives rise to MLFHSEEETFNWAVEFGRSLKPGDKVALYGNLGAGKTVISRGVCKGLGFTGAVCSPTYTILHEYPNDPPIFHFDLYRLEGGADLNEVGLDPDYLEKGISLIEWPERLEDNDPGLTHTIEIKILSETEREITVSKA